A single region of the Mustela lutreola isolate mMusLut2 chromosome 2, mMusLut2.pri, whole genome shotgun sequence genome encodes:
- the LOC131824023 gene encoding ubiquinol-cytochrome-c reductase complex assembly factor 5: MFSRAQVKRVLQRVPGKDRFGVYRFLPFFFVLGGTMEWIMIKLRVGQETFYDVYRRKASERQYQRRMENASETELQPSIK; the protein is encoded by the exons ATGTTTTCCAGGGCCCAGGTGAAGCGGGTCCTGCAGCGGGTGCCCGGGAAGGATCGATTCGGCGTCTACaggttcttgccttttttttttgtcctgggaGGAACGATGGAGTGGATCATGATTAAACTGCGTGTGGGCCAGGAGACCTTCT atgaTGTCTACCGTAGAAAAGCCTCAGAACGACAGTATCAGAGGAGGATGGAAAATGCATCGGAGACTGAACTTCAGCCGTCAATAAAGTGA
- the NT5DC2 gene encoding 5'-nucleotidase domain-containing protein 2 isoform X1, with translation MAGAGLRAAARRWLPCRGHGGPRASSSTPSCPGCGPPGPGAHCPSAPRSAPAPAPAGGAEVSAHLWARYQDMRRLVHDLLPPEVCSLLNPAAIYANNEISLRDVEVYGFDYDYTLAQYADALHPEIFTAARDILIEHYKYPEGIRKYDYDPSFAIRGLHYDIQKSLLMKIDAFHYVQLGTAYRGLQPVPDEEVIDLYGGTQHIPLYQMSGFYGKGPSIKQFMDIFSLPEMALLSCVVDHFLGHGLEFDQAHLYKDVTDAIRDVHVKGLMYQWIERDMEKYILRGDETFAVLSRLVAHGKQLFLITNSPFSFVDKGMRHMVGPDWRQLFDVVIVQADKPSFFTDRRKPFRKLDEKGSLHWDRITSLEKGKIYRQGNLYDFLRLTEWRGPRVLYFGDHLYSDLADLMLRHGWRTGAIIPELEREIRIINTEQYMHSLTWQQALTGLLERMQTYQDAESQQVLAAWVKERQELRCITKALFNAQFGSIFRTFHNPTYFSRRLVRFSDLYMASLSCLLNYRVDFTFYPRRTPLQHEAPLWMDQLCTGCMKTPFLSDMAHIR, from the exons ATGGCGGGTGCGGGGCTGCGGGCGGCCGCTCGGCGCTGGCTGCCGTGCAGGGGCCACGGCGGGCCGCGGGCCTCCTCGTCCACGCCCTCCTGCCCTGGCTGCGGCCCCCCGGGTCCCGGCGCCCACTGCCCGAGCGCCCCGCGCTCCGCGCCCGCCCCGGCGCCCGCGGGCGGCGCCGAAGTCAGCGCGCACCTGTGGGCTCGTTACCAGGACATGCGGAGACTGGTGCACG ACCTCCTGCCCCCGGAGGTCTGCAGCCTCCTGAACCCAGCAGCCATCTATGCCAACAACGAGATCAGCCTGCGCGACGTCGAAGTCTACGGCTTCGACTACGACTACACACTGGCTCAGTATGCAGATGCGCTGCACCCCGAGATCTTCACTGCTGCCCGGGACATCCTGATTGAGCACTACAAG TACCCAGAGGGGATCCGAAAGTATGACTATGACCCCAGCTTTGCCATCCGAGGCCTCCACTACGACATTCAGAAG AGCCTGCTGATGAAGATCGACGCCTTCCATTACGTGCAGCTGGGGACGGCCTACAG GGGCCTCCAGCCTGTGCCTGACGAGGAGGTGATTGATTTATACGGGGGCACCCAGCACATCCCACTGTACCAGATGAGCGGCTTCTACGGCAAG GGTCCCTCCATCAAGCAGTTCATGGACATCTTCTCACTGCCGGAGATGGCGCTGCTGTCCTGCGTGGTAGACCACTTCCTGGGTCACGGCCTGGAGTTTGACCAGGCGCACCTCTATAAGGATGTGACG GATGCCATTCGGGACGTGCACGTGAAGGGCCTCATGTACCAGTGGATCGAGCGGGATATGG AGAAGTACATCCTGAGAGGGGACGAGACGTTCGCTGTCCTGAGCCGCCTGGTGGCACATGGGAAGCAGCTGTTCCTCATCACCAACAGCCCCTTCAGCTTCGT ggACAAGGGGATGCGGCACATGGTGGGCCCCGACTGGCGTCAGCTCTTCGATGTGGTCATTGTCCAGGCAGACAAACCCAGCTTCTTCACCGACCGGCGCAA GCCTTTCCGAAAACTCGATGAGAAGGGCTCCCTGCACTGGGACCGCATCACCAGCCTGGAGAAGGGCAAAATCTATCGGCAG GGAAACCTGTACGACTTCCTGCGCCTGACAGAATGGCGTGGGCCCCGCGTGCTCTACTTTGGAGACCACCTGTACAGTGACCTGGCG GACCTCATGCTGCGGCACGGCTGGCGCACGGGGGCCATCATCCCTGAGCTGGAGCGCGAGATCCGCATCATCAACACGGAGCAGTACATGCACTCGCTGACGTGGCAGCAGGCGCTCACGGGGCTGCTGGAGCGCatgcag ACGTACCAGGATGCCGAATCGCAGCAGGTGCTGGCGGCCTGGGTGAAGGAGCGGCAGGAGCTGAG GTGCATCACCAAGGCCCTGTTCAACGCCCAGTTCGGGAGCATCTTCCGCACCTTCCACAACCCCACCTACTTCTCCCGGCGCCTCGTGCGCTTC